Within Lolium rigidum isolate FL_2022 chromosome 5, APGP_CSIRO_Lrig_0.1, whole genome shotgun sequence, the genomic segment aggcgacggcggcgcagGGCGACGAGAGCCTCGCCCGCACCTTCTTGCCGCACGGCTCCTCGGAGAAGTCCCACAGAGGCGCGCGCGGCGCTTCGTATGGCGCCGCCGAGGACTTCCTGCGCGAGGCGGCGGAATCGGGTCTCTTCCTGCTCGGCGTCCTCGGCGCCGCCGGCTTCCTGGAAGCGGGCGTGGCAGAGCACCTCTTGCTCTTCAGGACCGCGGCCTTGGTGCCCACGGGGAAGGCGGGcttcgcggccgccgccgccggctcgccCGAGAACTTCCTGAACCGGCGGAGGCACTGCTCGAACGACGTGGTCCCGTCGGACGGCTCGACGTTCTCCGACCCCGGCGTAGCAGCCGGCGGCGGCATCacccgcctcctcgccgccgacAGCGACGCCACCGCCGCGAACGGGCGCCGCGCCCTGggcctcctcgccgccaccgccggcgtggCCATCGATCGTATCCGGTCCCAGCAACAACGAGCAGCAACGATCAATGCGGACGGCGGTTGCTGGCGATTAATGGGGCAGAATTCGATTCGAAATCGCGGGGCACGGAACAAGATTTATATAGGAAGAAAGAAGGATCAATCAAGAAGTGCAGCAGGGAGCGTAAcgttgccgccgccgcctgcgcggCGCCAGCTTCGGGGGCAACGGCTAGTGGCGGTTTCCGATCACCTGCGGGCTCGCTGGGCCGTTGGATGCGGGGCCAGACGGCATCTCAGCCGTCGATCGGTTAGACGTTATAGCAGTAATTAATTGTTATTATTTGAGCGTAATTGTGTTCGAATATTTTTCTTTGGCACGATGTGTTTGAGATGAAACGGTAAAATTTGTTTGAGCGGGTGAATCCTTGGTACTTATCGCCCGGTTCGTGTTTTTTTATGGGGTGTGATCGTTGCCGATCTGTTCATGATGATTTTGTTGGTTCCTTGCGATCGGCCGGCTAATACACCGGGATTTGTTACGAGGGGATGCAGCCATGCAGGGTGAATTTGTTTTGAGCGCTCGCTTGGTATTTATCGCCAAATGTGTCAAGCCTATCCATGGCTTTGTTCCATTGCGATTGCCGATTGGTAATAGCCAAAACTTCAACATGATTTTCTTTCCTTGGCAGAAAGTGTGGGAGGAGATGGTCAATAAATTTTCTCTCTCCTTTCACCGATGATGAAAACTGTATTAGCAAGCTGATTTAACTTGCTACTGAACAGAGGAAACAACCAAGCTATGTTTTTGCTAAGAGCATCCACCAAGGATGAAGATTTCATTTCATATTTTTATAGGTGTTTTGTAATGCTGGGTTTCGCTTGATCAATTTGGTAGCATTTTCAGAAAGAAAGGATGGTGTGTTGGGTTTATAGCTTACTAGATCTTGACGGCGTGCCGTTGCTAGGTCTGTCAAATAGGACTATAGAATGTTAGAAAGTGATAGAGATATATTTAGATGTTCACTAAAAGATTTGATCATTTCTTTATACTTTTTATATTGATTGTTGGTTGGATCATTTGAAGTTAGTAGATTTAAATATGGATCCACCTTAGATTTAGTCGACCTTAGTCtggccatagtggtaagtatcatgtagtagtatcatgcatatgatacttgtgcatgatactatctctatagtgtgtACTATcgtgtactagtatcatagtcatgctatatttattgctttttagaatctcagtgtaaatttatgtacaagatttatttggtcttaacttttctcgtgatatgCGCTATGGGCTATGATATGGTATCAACCTATGTTACTCTTATCTCATCTCTCTCCTTAATTAGCTACCATATCAACATTTTTGTGagaccaatatgcatgatactagctaagatactagcactatggctagccttataTTCACAACTGCCAATGTCagcataataattttaacataaaTATATTTAGAGAATCAATGTAAGTTAGTCAGCTCAATTATTCATTAGAGCTAAGTATTCAATATAGTTCAAGACAAATATAGATAGGATGTCTTCTTTATTATCTAAAAGGGAAATGCATCTGAATATTTCATAAGTTATCTCCATAAGTTCCATGCATGCCTACATTCTCTAATATTTTTTCTTCCCTCAAATCAAGTAGTTACCCGAACTAATCAATTCAGTTTGAGGATAGCTTCCGTGGTATTTAGGAAACGTAACACATTTTTTTACGTGAAAACGTAACACGTTTAGCTCCACATATGTTTGACAACTTCCTGCAACACACTCCTTCCCTCACATTAACCGCTACTACAATTCTTTTTAGCATCCGCTGCTACGACGTTAGAGGAACCCAACATGAATGGTATGCATGTATTCTCAAGCATGTGCTGTGTGCGCTGCTGACCCCCTCCCTGGTTGGGATTTATTGGCGGTTTGGCCCAATTCACCATATATAGGAGGCCAACATGATCTCAAAAGTACCGCTCTAGGAACAACTGGCCCAATGCAAAAGCTAATGGTGGTCCAATGATCGATAATTCCAGCTCGTGAAAGAGCTCCCTCTTATCTCAGTATATGCAACTCGTAAAAGCATGTATAAAGGAAAATTTAGTTACAAGTCTAATAATTGGTAAAACTAGCGTATTTTCTTTAGAGAACATGCGTGAGCCCAACTTTATATAGAAAACAAAGTTTTTATTACAGGGATCCCAGTTTTTACAAGAACACACATCGATGGAAACTAGACTCCACCAAACATAAACTCGCACAATGAAACGCTTACAAAAACAACACCTCCTCTCTAACAGCAAGAGCCCCCAAGGCAAACACCAAACGAAAAACTAGAGGTTAAAATAAAACATACTGCCAAAAGCAACAACCACGGGTTGCTTCTTGTCCTCCGCAACAACTTCATCTTGTGTTGGCATTCATGTatcatccaatcaaagaagtccacCGTCTTCTCCTCCCAAAGTGGCCTCCGCGACTGTAGAAAAGATATTATTTGGAACACAACATTTGACGGGTGTTTGACGATCTTAGCCTAAAAAATGAGCTTGTTGCGAATGGTCCAAAAACACCACATCACAGTTGCAACTCTCATCCGTACAAGTTTGAAATTTTGATTATAGTGAGCCAAGGAAAATCAAATTGAGGACAAAGCCATGGAAGCCACAAACCAAACAAAAATAGCAACATGTCAATGAAAAACCAATTGAAGTGATTCTAGCTTATCACACAAGGCCGAGGCACTTAACAGAAATGGGGTTGGGGCCTTGCCGATATGAATTTGTTCCCTCGTTGGCAATCGGTTAAGAATCACTTATCAAAGGAAGATCGTGTTTTTATTATGAATTATGAGATTCCAAATCTTATTCAGTTGAGTATTAGAGACACCTCAAAGTTCAACCACCATGTCGATGGATTTTGtagtatttatttttcttttcatgAGCCTATCTTATATATTGCCCATATGATCAGATAAAAAAAACTACCAGTTGAATTCATCAAATGCTCCCAACTAGCCATTACCTCTCTACAAAAGGATCTCTAGGACTCAAATGTCCCACACATGGCTCGCAATGTCATAATTCTCAGTTATCGAAGCAGCAAGCTCACATGCTGCATCAAACAAACAAGGGTAATCattaaaagaaaaaaacaacATTACCAACCTAAACATTAAACCAAAAAAACTAGTCTTTCAACCATTTCTAGTAGTGTGAAATCATGGGCGGCGCCGGGGGTATTCCCCTGTCTTCCCTGGAATACCCAAGTTTTTGACGGAACAAAAAAATGTAAATATTTGGCCCAGCCCAACAAGGCAGGAACCAGCCAACCAGGCcatcgcacgcacgcacgcaattCCTTTCTCGTTCGCAGGTCGCAGCACGCACGCGACGCACGCACGACGCCTCCACTGGCCTCGACCTAGACCTGCCCACGACCCACGACCACCGCCGACGATGCAGCCCGGAGCAGCAGGCGATGGCCCCGCgcccgcagcggcggcggcgctccggcccCGCCCCTGGCCGACCTGCGCCCCTCCTCCCGTCTGCGCCGCCCCATCCCAGCGTCCCCGAGCAGCGCTGAAGTTACTGCCCCCAATCAGTCCATCCCCCAATTTCGTTCCTTGCTATTGCTTCATTGCTTGCTTCCTAGAGAAATCATCCACTTCTACTAGCTTCATAGAATCATAGACGCaaatttttaattttctttttcttgtttgaactATTGTATGATTATATTTGTTGAGAGAGATTTCTTCAGGCAAGTAAAGGATGAAGATGTCATCAATCTCTTCCTTTTGGAGCAACCGCAAAGTTATCATGTAAGATAGAATATCATCACTTTATCAATCAAAAGGTACCTATGTATTCATGTCGTTATGGGCTTATAAATTGAAATATTGCTATTGTTGTTAGCAATGTTAAGGAAattggtaatcgttaactgctcggccggcttgggagtagagattaatcggaattcggacgattaactgatttaatcggtcggctattaatcggtgcaacctacacaaattagcacttaaaacaatttttataataaaataatagtatatgagcctttGTATGTCTCTTCCTACTTCTCTAAAGCCTAAAATCCGAGAAAAACTTGTACGTTTCTCCTCCATGACCTAATCTTTAAGGTCAggagcgaatcaggatccacCAGCCAAAGccgcgttccttccttccacttcttctcctctcaccccgaagtttatattctcccaccacctacctagggtacgacccctcttacacctcaaccacctaacctattgaaggaGTCCTCCAATTCCTGGACGAGCTCCTGTATCTGAGGTCTGTGAAACTATGAGTAACTGGTCTGGGAGGGCAAGAAACTATTTGGCAATAGTGGAAATAAAGCTACTcgaggctgcaatcaagcgggagcttcgcAAAATCTACTTTATTTGGGAGGGGTAGCACCTGTAttagcgatatgcattgaaaatcTTGTAACTTTTTTTACCAAGTGTGGTAGTTAATCGGgaaaatacctagtaatcggactttcggactgattaatcgggctaaaggattaacacaagagattaatgttaatcgacacggtcaagcccctagtagcgattaatcggcctagtaatcgttgaatcggcctagtttttgaacagtggttGTTAGGCTGCCTTGTTGTTATACTAGTAttgtgttgtttgattcatatacTACATTTAGAGCAAAAATTTTTTTTTGGGCGGAATACCCAGGCGCCATTTCCTGGCGCCGCCACTGTGTGAAATGCTTCCGAAATGAAGCAATGTTTTATGTTGAGGTCATTCATTTATTGAGAACCTTTGCACACATTCATCAAGATGGACTCCGCTCTTGTTAAGTATTTACTGTAAACAACTTATTGTTAAGGGCTATCTTCACCTCCATTCAACAGCTTCCAAATCCATTTCGAGCAAGGATATatttctatatatattcatgtatCTGGTGTTTATAATACCTGAACCCTCACAAGTCATTTTCTCACATCAATTGTCTAGGTGGTAATCCcacccaaactttgtatatattTTTTCTCCTCATGCGTTCTTTAATTTTTCGTGCTAAAAATTATACTACATCTTATATCTAGGAATAGGAGGCAGTATAATTTATTTATTCATcattttttataaaataaaaccTGTGGACGCAAAAGCCAAAGCATTGCCCACCTACATCGCAGTCGGGTGTGTCCCACCAACAAAGCAGCGAGACCTTCCGCTTCGTCACGAAGCGTCTCCCCTGTCCCACTGCAGGCGGGCCCAACGGACCGTCCAACCAGACCGCTAAACTAATCTTTTTTTGAGAAACCGCTAAACTAATCAACCGACTAATCACACTCCGACGCGAAAGCGTGCCCGCTCAGCACCCCACCAACGGCCCAGATCACACAGCGACGACGTGGCTCGAGACACCCGACGCCACAAACCGGCGTGATTAACTCGCATTAAATTAAGCGCGAGATCGTTCTTAACTCCGTGTTATGTTATGACAACCAGGCTCCTGCGGCCCCTTTCCGCACGCAGCATCGAACCGGAGCCTGACGGAGGAGGGGAAAAGCGGGGGAGGACGAGGAGATGCTGGAATCGGAATCGCGGAGGAGCCGCACCGACGCAATGTGAGCGGGGAGGGGCCGTGGAAGAAGAGGCAGCCGCGAtccccccgacgagccgccgccgccgatccccgcGAGGTATCAGTTTCTTCCGCACcctatttttttcttcttccatgGAAGTACGGGAACATTTCGGGAGTTTCGTGGCGGGGAGAGGGCCGGGGAATTATTAGGGTTCCGGCGAGGCTTGGCTGAGGAGGCGCTGCTAGTCTGTTTCTGAGAAGCCCCGTCGGGTTGGGTTGCCTGTGCGGCTGTGCGGGGGGAGAGAATGGGCTTCCTAGGGTTGGTTTGTGATTGCGTGGATTGGGCGAGTTCTTAACACTAGGCAGGATCCTGGAGCTACCTGTGCAGTATTTGTGCAGAGTTTCGAATGGGTGTGTCCTGAAGCAGATTCTCCCAAGCTAGTATCAGGAAGCACAATTCGCTGAAATTAAACAGTCTGTCCAAACAACCATGGTTCTGTACAACCTAAGCAATAATTTTTGGCGTTTCCACTGGACTAGAGCAGGAGATACCAATACCGTGGTCCATACCGTTATTACATTTTCTGCAGCACATACAAAATGGCACTGGCAGTAACAATAACAAGTGGAGTCACAGGCCCACATATCATCACTGATACATTGATTGAGTTGCTAGATAACGGCTCCACAGTTGGTATGGATACATAGTCTAGTTATCTTTGCACTTTTTTTTAACTGTATCTTTGCACATTTGCTATATGCTGGCCGACAAACCTGGTAGCTGCGCCGTATAATCACCAGTTTCCATCCCGGTGTATCTATCCTAATGAACTGCCACGTTACCACATTGCAGGGATGTACAAGATGCTGCGTCCCAGCTGGGCTGACGTCTCGGAGTACATGGCAGAGTACTGGTCCGCCATAGTCGCCACGGTCATCTTCGCGCTGGTCAGCGGCGTGACAATCTACTACACCATCAACCAGCTGAACAAGAACATCAGCCTGAGCCTGATGAAAGCCATCAGGGCCAGGGCGAAGAAGTACAAGAAGCTCAAGGACAAGGTCCCCGCCGCCTCCCACATCTGGAGGAAGGAGCCCGGCTCCCGCAGCAAAGGCCTCAAGTGCTGCGTGTGCCTGAAGTCCGTTTCGCCGCCGCAGTATCTGGGGGGAACCATCCACCAGTGCGACATCTGCGGCGCCACCGCGCATCCTAGCTGCTCGGGGAACGCACACAAGGACTGCAAGTGCGTTTCTATGGTTGGGCTTGACCACGTCATTCACCAGTGGGCCGTTCAGTGGATCGACACGGCGGATCGCTCTGAGGAGGACTCCTTCTGTTGCTACTGCGATGAATCTTGCAGCGGAGCGTTTCTTGCTGGGTCTCCTATTTGGTACTGTATGTGGTGTCAACGGCTGGTGCATGTTGATTGCCACAACAACTTGGCTAAGGAAACTGGTGATGTCTGTGACTTGGGCCCGTTGAAGCGGCTGATATTATCACCTCTCTGTGTCAAGGAGCTTCATAGGACTGGTGCAGCAGGACTTTTCAGTACTATCACAAGCGGGGCTAATGAATTGGCTTCTACTGTCCGGGAGACGATCAGAATTCGTAGTAAAAGGTACAAGAAGGGTATTACTTCTTCTGGGGAGAGCTCCGGTGCTGCTGAGCCACCATCTGACACTGAAGGAGACTCACAAGGACCAAGCACTCCCGCTAAGAGGGATGATCATGCCAATGGTAAACTTGATGAAGTACATCAGAGCTCTGAATCAGAAAAGGATGAACAGTTTATAGCGGATAAAGTCACTAGCAGGCCAAACGTCCAACCTGAGAATTCCCATGCCCAGAATAATCAAAAATATCAAATCGTGGACGTTCCTTCTGATTCTAGGCCATTGCTAGTGTTCGTTAACAAGAGAAGTGGTGCCCAGAGTGGTGAATCACTGAGGCAACGCCTGCAGATCCTTCTTAATCCTTTGCAGGTTGGTGTAGCAAATTATAGTTGCTTTTAACGCTTTTACCAGCTTTAAATTATGTGGAACTCTTGCTTCATTTGCTCTCATCTATGCTGCTTATGTGATTTCTTTCTAGCATATTGTTTATTATCTTTTTATAACTTCTATATTTCTCTTAAGAGTGTAAGCTTTATGCCATAACATAATTAATTCTGTCCCAGCTTTATTCTTTCAATACTTTATGCTGCATATCACTGTCTGTATTGTTTCAAGTTCCTCACTTAGAATTCAATTAATGCTCCACCTTTCGGTTCCTAATCATTTCAATCTTATTAATTACACCTATTTATTTATAATAAAACGCGAGTTCACATTTTTTTGTGGTATTAACTCTCTTTTGTGGTGCTAACTCTTCCATTAGGTGTTTGAGTTGGGCAAGGATCAAGGACCAGAAGTTGGTTTGGCTTTATTTCAGAAGGTGCCTCACTTCAAAATTCTTGTTTGTGGTGGTGATGGCACGGCTGGTTGGGTTTTGGATGCCATTGAGAAACAAAAGTTTGAAGCACCTCCTCCTGTAGCCATCCTTCCAGCTGGTACTGGCAATGATCTTGCGAGGGTTTTATCCTGGGGTGGTGGTCTCGGTGCTGTTGAAAAACGGGGAGGTTTATTCTCAGTTTTGAAAGATGTCGAGCATTCTGCAGTTACTGTTCTTGACAGATGGAAGATCACTATAAAGGATAATGAAGGAAAGCTTATGCCTTCACCAAAATTTATGAACAACTACTTTGGTATGTCCATCCATGTCCTTACCTTACATCCTTGCATTGTAAGATACCTTAGTAGTTAATGCTGATACTTTTCAGGGGTTGGCTGTGATGCAAAGGTTGCTCTAGATATCCATAACCTGAGGGAGGAAAACCCTGAACGATTTTATAGCCAGGTAAATCTCCCGCTTGCTCCCACCCTGTTATGTGCACAACTGCACATTTTGGAAGCCTTTCTTCCTTAAATGTTCCAAGTAACTGCGCTGGTGTTCAGCACAGAACCAGACATGTGGAAAGTGTAAACATTACATCATTATCAAAAAATTCTTCCAGAAGTAATCAAATGACTAGTCATATACAATGAAAGAAACATGTATTTTGTTCAACTCCCCTTTGTAGTAACATTTATGCTATACAAAACTACATCGATCGTCTTTTGCCATGCAAATGTACATGTTTTAAAGTGTTGAATTTCTTTGAGTCTATACTAGTATACTGTTTCATGTTTTTGTATAAATCGCAAGATAAGAGCTGCTGTTATTCTATTTATTGAAACTTTTTAGGTTGCTATTAAATAGTTAATTCATCCAGCTGCTAATAATTCTTTGTCACACTAATATGATACAATTTCTCTGTAGTTCATGAATAAagtgctttatgcaaaagaaggcGCAAAGAATATGATGGATAACATGTTCTATTATTTTCCATGGGAAGTCAAGCTTGAGATAGATGGATCCAACATTGATATTCCTCAGGTAAAAGTGGATTGCATTTGCTTACCTGCCCTCTTTTATGTGTCTTTATGAGCACACAACCTTGCACTGGCGTATCTGCAGTACAGAATACACAAGAACCCCAAGTGTACACAGTAACGGTGAACGTGATTTATTAAGATTGTTACTGCTGTTTGATTCTTCACTTCCTTTAAATAAATTTAGCATATCTGATTATCTggtatcccctttggatgtattgtAGAAACATTTCCTGGTTAGGTGATGCACACCATGTAGCAAGTGCATTGAAAGAAAAAGATTAGACTATGTCATGTTCCTTATTTGCTCCCGTTGCAGGACGCTGAAGGTATCCTTGTTGCAAACATCCGGAGCTACATGGGAGGTGTTGACCTATGGAAGAACGAAGATAGTGTCTCTGACACTTTCCAACCTCAATGCATGCATGACAAGATGCTGGAAGTAGTTAGCTTCACAGGAATGCTGCATCTTGGAAGGCTGCAGGTAGGGAAGAAGAATTCTTGTTTTAGGCTCCATGTTCTTGTAATATATGTTCAGTATGGCGTGTATATTGATAATCTTGCTCTAGGTAGGGCTTTCTCGCGCACAAAGGTTAGCTCAAGGAAACCATATAAAGATTGAGATCACCACTACGATGCCCATCCAAGTTGATGGAGAGCCATGGTCTCAGGAGCCATGCACCATAGAAGTTTCTCATCACGCCCAGGTTCGTCTCTCCTCGTTTACCTATCTATTGAAATGCTTTCTCCCTCTCCTGCTTATGCATATGTTTCTCCTCTGAAGGCCTTCATGCTGAAGAGAGTCTCCGAAGAACCTATAAGCCACGCTGCTTCAATAATGGCTGACATCCTGGAAAACGCCGAGAACAGCGGTACCATCTCAGCATCGCAGAAGAGTGCTCTGCTTCAGGAGATA encodes:
- the LOC124655328 gene encoding diacylglycerol kinase 1-like; the protein is MYKMLRPSWADVSEYMAEYWSAIVATVIFALVSGVTIYYTINQLNKNISLSLMKAIRARAKKYKKLKDKVPAASHIWRKEPGSRSKGLKCCVCLKSVSPPQYLGGTIHQCDICGATAHPSCSGNAHKDCKCVSMVGLDHVIHQWAVQWIDTADRSEEDSFCCYCDESCSGAFLAGSPIWYCMWCQRLVHVDCHNNLAKETGDVCDLGPLKRLILSPLCVKELHRTGAAGLFSTITSGANELASTVRETIRIRSKRYKKGITSSGESSGAAEPPSDTEGDSQGPSTPAKRDDHANGKLDEVHQSSESEKDEQFIADKVTSRPNVQPENSHAQNNQKYQIVDVPSDSRPLLVFVNKRSGAQSGESLRQRLQILLNPLQVFELGKDQGPEVGLALFQKVPHFKILVCGGDGTAGWVLDAIEKQKFEAPPPVAILPAGTGNDLARVLSWGGGLGAVEKRGGLFSVLKDVEHSAVTVLDRWKITIKDNEGKLMPSPKFMNNYFGVGCDAKVALDIHNLREENPERFYSQFMNKVLYAKEGAKNMMDNMFYYFPWEVKLEIDGSNIDIPQDAEGILVANIRSYMGGVDLWKNEDSVSDTFQPQCMHDKMLEVVSFTGMLHLGRLQVGLSRAQRLAQGNHIKIEITTTMPIQVDGEPWSQEPCTIEVSHHAQAFMLKRVSEEPISHAASIMADILENAENSGTISASQKSALLQEIASRLL